A stretch of DNA from Castor canadensis chromosome 2, mCasCan1.hap1v2, whole genome shotgun sequence:
ACTAATAATGCCTATAGGATTCCCATATTATGCAGTCACTCCCCACTTTAATTTTATGGAACTCCATCACTCCATCATGTAGCACTGGTATATGGGGGACTGAAGAATGGAAACAGAAACAACACTAAGGCAGGTAATTGcctaaagagaattttaaaacaatagtaAAACTGACTAGTGATCAATCTGCTTTTTACCACCACCACGTACCAGTAATTCTAAGCCATGTAAGTAATATAGTACTTCTCCCTGTCAGAATGGACTGGTCCCCCCACCACTACCCAATGGTGAGCCACTGCTACTCAGGCATCCCCCTATTTTGTGTCTGATTTGCTTAACTCCTAAACCCCAGAAGGAAATTTAAACACTCCGTTCTGTTTTAGAGCTGAGGATACAAAACTTTTTGgcagtaatgaggtttgaactcagggcctcaccatttgagccactctcccaaccCCAAAACTTCTAATGAATAAAACTACAGCCAGACATGGTAGAGTGCACCTatacagtcccagctactcaggaggctgagacaggagaatggcctaggcccaggagtttgagatatctcatctcaaacaaaacaaaaacactaggGACAGCTAAAACATAGAAGAGCAGAACAcgttttttattatgtatttttaaaaagtctccttGTCAGAGAATACATTTTCTCATTAACAATTCTCATAgtgagaaaacattttattacttCTAGTTTTATATTTGTGGACAGATTTTAGGACAAGTAAACCACATTTGAGTTTAAAGTCTGTTTGGACTCTGTAATGCTTTAATACATCTACAAGGGAAATCTTTTCCCTAAATAGAACTTCTCTAGCTTTTTTACCTAGGATTTACAATCTGTAATGAGATATCAGCACCCCTGAATTAAAAGTTTCCCTAGGACATGCAAATACCTGGTATTAACTAAACAGAGGGATgtttccaaaaattaaacactgtcCAATTTTCTGCAGTCTTTACTCATGAATTAACAGtctttccttttgtcctttattcCCAGGACAAATATGAAATTATTATCATGTATTGATAGCAATAAAGCTAAGTTtgataaaaggcaaaaaaaaaaaaaagaagctcatATGTAACGTTTAGTTATATTGTAAGTCCTACCCATTAACTCACCCGAATACAGAACTCAGTTTCACAATTCCTTGGATAGAATTCCTCAACAATTAAATTCTCCAAGTAATCATGTGATTAGGAGGTTTATCCACCAATGGACATATCTGTTATATTCTCTTTATTGGGAGCTGAATAGTACACAGAGCAGAGGCAGAGAGGCGTACAATCACTAAAGGTATTAAGTCAAAATGGTCAGAGCTTCCACAACATGGCAACGGCTCTGGTGATGCCCACATCATGATAGTTGAAATAACAAAGCCCAGCAAAGGTTAAAGCTGAGAGCACCCAAAGGCCCGCCTTGGCAGCTTTCTGCAGCGTATCCCCGTGAACATAGTCAGTAACAACTTGTCCAAGGcccctgaagaaaaaaaaaatagcacaaatGAAAAATCACAGGTGAAGTTAGAAGACCATACAGGTAACttggctgcaaaaaaaaaaaaaaaaacaaaaccagtcaGGTTCAAAATGCAATGTCTCCACCACTCCAGCAACGGTGGGCTTCTTTAGGGGATTCTGCTAAGTCATTTTATAATGAAGTTTCCTatacatttttttgagacaacaaAATAACTCATGGTAATAAAAATTGTAAGCCAAAATGAAGGAATCAAGAGCTTCCTAAgccaggtaccggtggctcatgcctgtaatcctagctactcaggaggcagagatcagaaggatcaaggttcaaagccagcctgggcaaatagttcgagagaccttatctcaaaaaacccatcacaaaaaaagagctggtggagtagctcaaagtgaaggccctgagttcaagccccagtactgctcccccccacccaaaaaagctTCCTAATATGTAATAAAGATAATCTTGGACTTCTGAATCAAATTTCCAGTCATTTATATCAGACAGTAACTGAATGCTCCTCTACTTACAAAATGCTGTTATTTTTAACTGccagtgttttccaaagtggctgcaacATTACACTCCTGGCAGAAATACGTGAGGGTTCCAACttcaccacatcctcacaaacacatCAGGGCCTACTTTTTTACTACACCCATCCTAAGTAGgtatgaagtggtatctcattgtggttttgctgTGCATTTCTCTAATGTCAAATGATGTGTGCAATTCTTCACGTGTTTATTGGAcatctgtgtatcttctttgaagaaatgcattttatttgcttatttattttggcaggtttgaggtttgaactcaggacttcattcctgcaaagcaggcagtctgttgcttgagccacacctgcagcccatttagctctggttatttttttttagccTACTTTTTTTTATGGGGGtggatattggggtttgaactcaggacctcgtgctaactaggcaggcactctaccacttgagtcactctaccagtcctcctctggttatttttggagggttggaagagtggctcaagtggcagagcgcctgtctagcaactgtgaggccctgaattcaagccccagtaccatcaaaaaaaaaaaattggttatttttggagttggggggatctctcaaactgtttgccctggctggtcttgaactgtgattctcctgatttcagccttccaagaagctaggataatagccatgagccaccaatgcctggttCTGTAATTTAACTTCTAAAAACTGTCACTCTGGCAAATGGACACTAGGGAGAACAGGAAGAAAACTAGTTACAAGTCAACTAAAGTAGCCTAGGCATAAACTAAATTTATGGCCAAGATAATGTGAAGTGACAATTCAGGTTATGTTCTAAAGAGAGAactaacaaaaagttaatgaatcAGATGTGGgtaagacaaagagaaatatcAAGAATGACTCCTAGGACTTTTTAGTCTGAGCAGCTAGATTTAACTGAGGAGGCAGCTTTAAAGGGAAAGCAAGAGACATGCAAGAGTGATTTGGGAATGTTAAATCTGGGATGACTATGAAATATTCAAGTAAATATGTCAGTTAGATAACTAAGTCTGCAGCTCAAGGAAAGAGCTTAGAACTGAAATTGAGCCCTGGGACTTCAGCATTCTGAGGTCAGACAGGAGGAGAAGGAGCTGGCAGAGGTCACATCTATGAAATCTGGAAAGCTAAGGAAAAGTGAATGTTGTTGAAAGTTCAAGAAAGCAGAGGACAGAGAACAGACAATTGACTTTGGAAAGATGAAGGTCTTCAGTGATTTTGGTATGCATAACTGACGTTAAGTAGTTGGAATAAAAGCCCAATTACTACAGATTAAAAGAGACTGGACACTTAAGTACTAGAGCACAATTACAGACAACTCTtccaggtaatttttttttttctgtaaaaggatAAAAGAACTACAAGTAGAAGAGAAAATGGAGTCAAAACgtcaactcttaaaaaaaaaattgacatcttTAGAATTATTCTTTTACTCTGATTTTCTATTAATTTAGATAGATCTCCTAAGAAACACACATTAGAAATATATAACTGTACTTGGGGTATGATAGTTCTTAGGGGACTATAATACTGTATTTTGAAGGTCTATCTGGTAAGAAAGTTAATTCTCCTAGCCAGTCCTAAAACCCCTTTTTTAACATTAGCTAACAAATTATCCGGATAAGTTAATTAACCTCCCTGAGGTTTAAGTTTCCACATTTGCAAAATGACAGTGTTGGTTAAGAAAGCCCCCCAAGACCTTCCAGttctaaaatttcaaaacacctTTTCCCTCCTCCCAATGACCTCACATCATTCTTACAAAACAACGTAGAAGGAACAACTTGAGGAACTCAAGCTGTTATACACTCTTTTTAAAAGGCTCATTAACTTAGAAAATCTTACAAACTGTAcaagataaaagaaatacaagCTGGCTATTtatcatttagcaaatatttactatATGCTATATGTCAAGCAGTATTCCAAACACTGAAgacaaaacaggaaacaaaaaaggtaataaaaaaatccattcatcattttttttcaaagacaagACTGGATTTTATTATCTAGGAATGCACACTTGAGGTATAAAACTATGACAAAAATGCAAGAATGTGATTACTATAAAAATCAGGACAATGGTTCCAGAGGACAAGGGAGATACCGAGCATTATGACTGAAATGGGGCACAGAGAAGGAATAGGTAGCAGCATTTATTTCTGGCTTGGGTGGTATTACCCTTGTAATTCAGAAGTCAAAGACTTGATTCTCATGACTTTCTGTATCTTTACTTTCATTATGGGGAGCAGGGGTGGGAAATGAAAACTGTACATAATAATAAACAGATGATGTAGCGTATTAGAAGGTAGTAAATGCTACTGAGAAAAATCAAACAGGAGAGAAAGATAAGGAATGTCAGGAAGGACACAGCAATTTTGAGTACATGGTTAGGGAAGGCTTCGGTGAGAGGGtgacaagatatgaaagagaggAGGGAACAAGCCAAGAATGTAATTAGAAAGAGAGTTTTAGGCAGAAGAACAGGAAGAGAAGCGCTCTGAAAGATGGAGTTTCCCTGGTATGTCCAAGGAATATCAAGGAAGGTAGTGTGACTAAAAAGAGAACAGCTGGAGATGAGAAAACAGGGACAGATTGTGTAGTATCTGACGACagtcttactttcatttttttataagaGATAaagtcttgcccaggctggcctccaatttgcAATCCTACCTCAGATCTACCTGCcaatagctgggagtacaggcataCATAGTCCTAAACCACTGCAAGAATTGTTTTAGTTTGAGTAAGATAAGGAGACAACGACGGGTTTTGAGAGGGGAGGGTCTTACCGTGACTTAACATTTTAAGAGGTTTCCTGGGCTGCTGGGTTAGGAACAGACACTGGATGGGAGACTACTACTGTAATGAAGGGATGATGACCAAGTTTGGGTGTGAAATACAGGAGGAacaagggttggaggcatggctcaagcggtagtgtCTGCCTTGCAGGTGTGAAAGCCCTGAGctgaaaccctagtaccaccaaaaaacaaacaaaacaaaagaggagGAACAGATTTGGCAGATCAGGAATTCACATTTATAAATGTTATAGTCAAAATGCCTACtagaaatggaaatgaaactgagagttcacacctgtaatcctagctatttaggaggctgagatcaggaggatagaggttcgaggccagcctgggcaaatagctagTGAgatcccagctccaaaataaccagagcaaaatggactggaggcatggctcaagcaatagggcacctgctttgcaagcgaaaaatcctgagttcaaaccccagtccaccaaaaaggaaaggaaatgagaataCCAAATAAGCAAATGGATATATATTACGCATGGCGGTGCACActgaaggctgaggtgggagaactgaaacttcaaggccagcctgagctacatgggaAGATACTGTGTCCCCCAaaccctccaaaaaagaaataatagtgaaCAGATGGACATATGAATCTGGGTGCACAGGTATTTCACTGCTGTTTGAAAGTTTTACTGAGTGTCTCAGCCAAATGCTCCCTCACGTGCATTACACAAGACAAACTCACAACAAACTGAGCAGACAATGCAATACTGAAGGGAATGCTATACTTGCCAGTGACTATGGAGAGAGAGGACTGCAGCCAGGGAGTAGTCCACCGCAGAGCAAGGATTAAAATAAGCAGTTGGCAATAAGCCCAAGAGTAAACAGGCAACAACCTTCTCACCAGTCCAATGGAGAGTTGCAGCCTTGAAACCTGCTACAGAAAGATCACATTAGTAAAATCTGAGgtaaaatacacgtatctctcacaTTCAACACTTAAACTATATAACCACCTAAACAAACTGACAGGATGGCAAACAGTATACATGTAAGATTTAACTCTTGAGCATAAGGAGAGTAAGATTGTAAAAACAGGTAattcagctgggcactggtggctcatgtttgtaatcctagttactcaagaagccagcctgggcaaatagttcccaagaccctatcctgaaaaatccaaacccaaaacagggctggtggagtgcctcaagtggtagagcacctgcctagcaagcatgaggctttaaattcaaaccccaactaaaacaaacaacaataacaaaaaaccagGTAATTCAGAGAGGTGCTATGTCCCCTCTTTGAACAGTGTCTTAGTGCCTGCATATattgattaaaaaacaaacattctaTGCTTTCAGGCAAGAAGGTAGACAAAATCTCTCTGTGGAAGTAAGCCAATCTTGGACTTTAGCAAAACAGACAGGTACCTTAAAACAATACTTGCATATTTGTACTTTCTAATCTTAGATGTAATATTATCCTTCCAAAACAAAGTTAAACCAGCTAACTCAAAGAGTTAAAAAAAGATCTTAGGTCCACTTTTAGGATCATGGTCCTTTTTCTGTACTGTTACTTACAAATAAATCCAAAACAAATGAAGCATGAAAACTTCTTTTAAACAGGTGAAAGACAATACGGACATTAAGCATTTCTTTGAGaggctctctctttttcttggttACAAGCTCCTTTGGGACTCTAATGAGAGAATGAAGCTGCTTCTCAGAAACATGATCACGGGTACACACGTAAAATCTATGTATACAATGTCAGGGGATTTTCTTCAGCCCATGTATTCCAGAACCACTCTGCTAGCTCTACCTGGGCTAAGCAAAGGAATCCAGAAACAAAAGCATTTCAAAGACATAAAAAGTTCTAACAGAAAAACTATACTTGCCTCATCTCTCTCGTAACTCAGATGCAACTTTTAAGCGGCTGACTTAAGAATTCAGAGCAGTCTTTATAAAATACTGACCTCTCCAGACTTTCAAAATGGAAAGACAATAAACTCATTATGCATGTTCAGACAGCCTAACTTTAATATCTAAACAGGATTCACCTATGGTTTTAAATCAACCTAAGAAAAATAAGTCAATTCTAGCTATAAATACACATGACGCAGTCCACAAAATataatctttttgtgtgtgtgcaggactgggggattagaactcagggcttcatgcctgcatgaacctccagtccattttgttctggttattttggagatggggggtctcgtgaattattatcctgggctggtctcaaattaccatcctcacaatctcagcctcccaaggagctaggattataggtgagagccacAGGAGCCTGGTTCACAAGataggactttaaaaaaattatgccaATTACCCACATACCTGGCTCCTTGCTAAATAAATACAAGTGACTAAACTACACTGAGACTTCCTACAGAGCTATTTTCTGggattttgttgtttgtgtgtttgttttgggccatacctctagtccattctgctctggtaattttagagatggggtctctcaaactatttgcctgggctggcctcaaacctcaattctcttaatgtcagcttcccaagtagctagaattacaggcatgagctctaGTGCCCAGCCAAAGTTATTttcttaagaatattttaaaattttgaaggcTTAGGGCAGAAGATTCTTTATGAATATAAATGGCACCATTAAACCATACTGACACTATCTGCCCAAAGGTGTGAACTAGGTCTTTATTTCACAGAACTGGATATGAGAATCTTACTAACAGATATTAAGTCTTACCAAAGGTATGATAATTGCCAATGTAAAGACAGTCAGAGCCCAGAAAGCAGTAGAATTAGAAAGAACATACCATGGCGGCTTGGTGACAGGTGAATGTGCCGTGTGCCACACCATCCTGGGGATCCTGGGGTAGGTTGGTCCTGCAGAAATGCTGAGACATAAGCAGGTCTGACCACTGGTGCTCGGAGGAACAGAGCTGAGGGAAGAAACATTACAGGGACCAAAGGTCCTTCTTGAGTAGAACTGAAAGACTTTCTAAATGACCATAGTAAGCCACTTAACTCTAAATGAGGGCAacatctcatctgtaaaatgaagatcaCCATCTATTTCACTCGGCTACTTTGAAATCAGACTAAGAAACTACTGAAAAGACTGAAGGATCAAAAAGCCattctttacttaaaaaaaaaaaaaaattactgggccaggcatggtgttttATACCTGTAAACTCATCTActggggaggcataggtaggaggattaaagTCCAAGGCCTGGCTTGGGAAaaaggagagaccctatctgaaaaataaactaaagcataaagggctgagaatgtgctcaagtggtagagttcctgcctaacaagtgtaaggccctgagttcaaaccctagtctcaccaaaatcaaaacaaaacaaaacccccctGAAGAATCAATTAAAAACTTATGTAACTGcctcactttttttcattttaaataaatgacagcttctttctttttccatttgttcaCCTACGTATCCAATATTTACTACATGCAAGACTGTGCTTGGCACTGGAGTAAGACAGATAAAAGGCCAAGCATTTGCCCTCAAGGAATCAGGTCTAGTTTGGGAAGTTCACctattcttctcttccttttcaagACCAGTGTCTCcagacatactttttttttttttgcagtacttggttttgaactcagggcctcatgcttgctggacaggcactctaccacttgaaccactctgccagccctccattCATACTCTTGAGCCAGCaatctttttttggcagttctagggtctgaacccagggcctcacacttgctaggcaagcaccataCCACTTAAGCTACGCCCCAgcccttttacatttattttgtttctgagattggATCTGACtaattttgccctggctggcctcagtaCTAGAGCATGAGGGTAGTGTGAATAAACACGCTGggttcaaaaagaagaaaaaagaaaatttccaggcatggtggcaccttCCTGAAATACTGCATACTCtgaaggctgaagcaagaggatcccAAGTTCTAAGCTAACCTGAGCAATGTAGTGAGACaccagtctcaaaaaacaaaaagcaaaacaaaagaaaacaaattgcagggctggaggcgtggctcaaaggatagagcacctgcatgtcaagcgtgaggcccttagttcaaaccccaacactaccAACTTCCCCCAtaaaaaacaaacttgaaaaatGGCAAGTCTACACTGTAAATCTGTCAAACCTTTCAACAGCTATCCTTTCTAGCTCTTGTAAGCCAAGGAGTTGGACACCAGCCTGGTCCACATAGGAAgagcctctcaaaaaaaaaaaaaaaaaaaagctaccctTCAACAACAGGTAAAGTGCACAATCCTTAAAAGTTCCATTTCACCCTTCTAATTTCTTACTGTGATCTTCATGCTCTGATACTATTCTACTTGTCTATGCCTTCATCCTTGCTTTCATtcatctgacttcaaactataatgtCTGTCTTTCCTTGGCCTTTTTTATTCTCAAGACTTTCAGATACACCCACCTTCTTAAGAACTAagatggggcatggctcaagcgttagagcgcctgcctggcaagcgccaaaccctgagttcaaactcccgtaccgccacaaaaaaaaaaaaaaaaaaaaaggctaatccTTCAAAAACACAGATAAAAATATTCTCTAGGCTTATATAACAATTTATGTACACTTGTTTTATGTTAGATTATGCTTACTTGTGTTTTTCCCTAAAAACTGAAAGTTCTTTGAGGGCAGGAATTCTGTTTTACTCCAACTTGAATCCCTGTCTTGCAACAGTGGCTGGTTCGACGCAAACGCGCAGTTAAAGGACTACGGCACGGATCCCCCACACCCACTTTCAAGCACACCAGCCCTGGGAAAACGGGTAGGATAGGGACAGGGATCCTCTTTCCCAACAAGGATGGGATGATGGACGGAAAAGTCCTATATGGAATGCCCTCAGGAGTACTGTatccaaaggattttttttcagattaccCCATCACTTCGTCAGCCCTGAACTAGGGCGAACTTGGGCTCGAGGCTCTGGTGGTCACTGCTGTGATTCGGCCAGAGGCCTGAGCGGCcgaaaacaagaaagaaggatTTCCTCTCCTCGGGGGACAAGTCCTCGCTTCCACGCCCTTCCCCTGCTGGAAGCTGCATCAAGCACCTCTGACTGCAGGACCCCTCACCTCGGCGTCCCTGGGCACCGCAAAGGACGCTCAGCCGTGACAGAACAGCCATCCTGCCTCGGAGGGATCAAGGTCATCCGCCAACCCGGAAGTAGTTCTGCATCAACTGCCACCCGGCGGGGAAGAAAACAAGGAGGAGGAAAACGCTGAGCTTCACCGGAAGTCGGGCTGCGGCACACGCACGCCACGCATGCGCACACGCGAGTGGCGGAGGTCCTTAGCCATACACGGGTAATGGCGGAGTTGGGTGAGGCGGACGAAGCGGAATTGCAGCGCCTGGTGGCGAGCGAACAGCAGAAGGCTCAGTTCACTGCTCAGGTGCGGGGTTGGGAACCAACCCTGATAGGTGGCGGGACAGAAAAGGGAAGTACGGATTCCGGGCACCGCGGAACTCCGTACACCGTCGGCGCGGCGAGGCTGCCCGGTGCTGGATGCCAGCTGCGCTTCGGCTCTCACAAGAGAGAAACCGCGGCCCTCCCGTCTTTGGCTGGGCGTCGTGGGGACGCGGGGAGCCCGATGAGCCTGAGGCCTGCCCGGGCTCAGGTGTAAGGAACTCTGGGTTCTGATCCTGTCTTGCCCCTTGGAGACCAAGTGCCGCTGGGAAAGCACCCACCCAATTGAGTTCTAGTTTAGCCGTCACCCACTGCCTTTTTGAATTGTGAGAACCATGCCTTACTCCTATTCGAAAATGAGGACCACTAGAGCATTATTGGAAAAGGTGGGCTCCGATGCAGTCAATGTAGACTGTTGGTTTAGGACCACCAAGGATTTTGGAGCCCTTGAGGCACGTTCAAACCCTGGAATGGCCCTTGCTAACCCCACGACCTTAGACGTACTACTTAATAATTGCCATCTTTTGGGACTTCACAGAGTTAACTATTTAGCACCCAGCCTTCAAGTAAATATCTTGGGTAAATGGTTATTTACTCCCTTTGGGGTGAGAGTGAGGAAAACCTCGCAGGATGAGTAGCAAGAGCCCGTTTGAAATCTTTGCGTGCTGACATTCCGAAGGTGCACACATTTTCTGTGCCTTTTTTACTATGTGCATTTTTCTGGGGGAGGAATCCATGCCCTTCATCAGATTCACTTTGTCTATGACTCTCAAACTATTAAGAACTCTGGAGCGTATTAGATTCTGAGTGAGTGCAGTGCTTACCTTCCTATTTATATTGGTTCTAGCTGCTCTGAGGAAGACTGAGTAGTCATACTAAGAATTTATCATCTGTAGGGATGAGGATCTGGGCCATGACTGGTAACAAATGAAGTAAAGAGGAGAACCCAAAGCTAATTAGTTTGTTTAAAGAACCATTTTATCAAGTCATGGAAAATGAGGGgataagaaaatggaaagttaGGCCTAAACACAGATTCCAGTGgttactatttttgtttcttcttaggTTCATCACTTCATGGAGCTATGTTGGGATAAATGTGTGGAAAAGCCAGGGAATCGCCTAGACTCTCGCACTGAAAATTGTCTCTCTAGCTGTGTGGACCGCTTCATTGACACTACTCTTACCATCACCAGTCGGTTTGCCCAGATCGTACAGAAAGGAGGGCAATAGACATTCCTCTGGAGAATGACAGAAGCAAAGGACTTGTTACTAAGAGAGTTGAAGGACCAGTGAGGTTAGCATCAGGTAGTTACCAAGTCTGTTGGTGCTAAAAAGAACAGATCAAATGTTcaaaaagtgaaatttatttgGAATTCAGAAATTCCAGGTTGTATCACATCAGTCAATAAATGTGAATtctccaacctttttttttttttcctttaaatctcATTTTAGGATTTAATAAAGATCTCTGATTAGCAGGAACACTAGAAATAAATAGGTCCCAAGGCTGGTAGTGCAAATAGGAGATCATAGGTTTTAAAGAGCCATCCTAAGCCATAGTTGAAGGGGTTAGACCATCAAAGCCTTAGCCCAAGGCATAGAAGAGAACTTGGGGTTGTGAAAagccaaaaacagaaaacagcttTATTGCTTATATATGACCAAGAAAAGATAAacatggcaaaaaaagaaaaaggcataatGTATATTCCCTGGAGAAAAAGACTGCTAGTAtgggaggaaagaaaggtaaGACCCACATAGAGCCAATTTTCTGGAGGTACCATGTTCTGCTGGCCCATTTTCCTGAATGTGTGCTTGGAATCAGTACTTTTAGAGCaaaaaataatgctttaaaaaaatacatgctaAGAACTACTTCTAGCAAAGATCTCACTTGCTCCAAGAAGGTTAAGAGGTAGTAATTAGACTCTTCTTCCCCCACTCGGCCTCTACTAAtagcaagaataaaaatatacaccATGAAACATTGACAGTTGTGTACCAAAGTATTAATATTTCAATATCCCGAAAGGTAGCACCTGCTCATAATAAGGGATAGGGCACCTCTGGCCAACTATGTATTTGAAAACCAACCACTTTATTAGAAATTTATTCAATAAGGAGAACTAATTTAGTAGTTAGAACTATAAAATGCCACTTCATGGAATGTCATCATAGTTGTATTCTGTTGCTGGTGTCTTAAATTGTCATGCTACCATGAAGTATTTTTGTATTACACATGTAGAAAGTAAGGCCAGGGAGGGTAACTTAACCTCCTCTAGAACTCATAACCAAGTGGCAGAACCAAGACCAAAAGTCtgaattttcatgctttttaCTCAGCTTATGAAGTGACAAGCGGAAAAAAACTGACACTGTCACTTGATCTTTTCTCCCATAATGAAACACTCATG
This window harbors:
- the Sdhd gene encoding succinate dehydrogenase [ubiquinone] cytochrome b small subunit, mitochondrial isoform X2, coding for MAVLSRLSVLCGAQGRRALFLRAPVVRPAYVSAFLQDQPTPGSPGWCGTRHIHLSPSRHGFKAATLHWTGEKVVACLLLGLLPTAYFNPCSAVDYSLAAVLSLHSHWGLGQVVTDYVHGDTLQKAAKAGLWVLSALTFAGLCYFNYHDVGITRAVAMLWKL
- the Sdhd gene encoding succinate dehydrogenase [ubiquinone] cytochrome b small subunit, mitochondrial isoform X1, which gives rise to MAVLSRLSVLCGAQGRRALFLRAPVVRPAYVSAFLQDQPTPGSPGWCGTRHIHLSPSRHAGFKAATLHWTGEKVVACLLLGLLPTAYFNPCSAVDYSLAAVLSLHSHWGLGQVVTDYVHGDTLQKAAKAGLWVLSALTFAGLCYFNYHDVGITRAVAMLWKL
- the Timm8b gene encoding mitochondrial import inner membrane translocase subunit Tim8 B, translated to MAELGEADEAELQRLVASEQQKAQFTAQVHHFMELCWDKCVEKPGNRLDSRTENCLSSCVDRFIDTTLTITSRFAQIVQKGGQ